One genomic region from Candidatus Brocadiia bacterium encodes:
- a CDS encoding type II toxin-antitoxin system HicB family antitoxin produces MKELSYRILLRPEPEGGYTVIVPTLPGCVTYGKTMAEAKKMAKDAIAAYLHSMKKHHEPILDDSEVLEGTLNIQYV; encoded by the coding sequence ATGAAAGAATTATCATACCGGATTTTGTTAAGGCCCGAACCCGAGGGCGGTTACACGGTAATTGTGCCTACCCTGCCGGGATGCGTCACTTACGGTAAAACAATGGCTGAAGCTAAGAAAATGGCCAAAGACGCCATAGCCGCTTATCTGCACAGTATGAAAAAGCACCACGAGCCGATATTAGACGATTCAGAGGTCCTGGAAGGAACACTGAACATTCAATATGTCTAA
- a CDS encoding type II toxin-antitoxin system HicA family toxin, with product MLVQHGFVLDHTSGSHMVYLQPESRKRVVVPFHRKDIPVGTLMSILKQAGISRDELR from the coding sequence ATCCTGGTTCAGCATGGTTTTGTTTTAGACCACACTTCCGGAAGTCATATGGTTTATCTTCAACCCGAAAGCCGCAAAAGAGTTGTTGTGCCTTTCCACAGAAAAGATATTCCGGTCGGCACGCTGATGTCTATCTTAAAACAGGCCGGCATTAGCCGAGACGAACTGAGATAA
- a CDS encoding isoprenylcysteine carboxylmethyltransferase family protein produces MKENNGEHPLGDAGQILLGLVFMALWSVDSFVLKLSIFLSGSVPVYIRIIIALILAMTAIVLFLKGHIVVRDKVRPVTVISTGIFKYVRHPLYLASLLFFLRLVAFSLSILSLGLWIVIFLFYNYIAGYEEQVMADKFGAAYQDYKKRTGKWLPKLTS; encoded by the coding sequence AACGGAGAACATCCGCTGGGGGATGCCGGGCAAATACTATTAGGTCTTGTATTTATGGCGCTCTGGTCGGTGGATTCGTTTGTTCTGAAGCTATCAATCTTCCTTTCCGGTAGTGTCCCGGTTTATATCCGAATCATCATCGCCCTCATTTTAGCAATGACGGCCATAGTCTTATTCCTGAAAGGGCATATTGTAGTCAGGGATAAGGTCAGGCCGGTAACCGTAATCAGCACCGGCATATTCAAATACGTCCGGCATCCGTTATACCTGGCTAGTTTGCTGTTTTTCCTGAGGTTGGTTGCTTTCTCGTTATCCATCCTGTCTTTGGGGTTATGGATAGTGATTTTTCTGTTCTACAATTATATCGCCGGTTATGAGGAGCAGGTAATGGCCGACAAGTTCGGCGCCGCATACCAAGACTACAAGAAACGGACCGGCAAATGGCTGCCTAAGCTGACCTCGTAA